The genome window TCGCCGAGGTGTACCCGTACGCGCACCCGGAGTTGGACTTCGAGAACTCCTTCCAGCTGATCGTGGCGACGGTCCTGTCCGCGCAGACGACGGACCTGCGGGTCAACCAGACGACACCGACGCTCTTCGCGAAGTACCCCACCCCCGAGGACCTGGCCGGGGCCGACCCCGAGGTGGTCGAGGAGATCCTGCGGCCCTGCGGATTCTTCCGGGCCAAGACGAAGTCGGTGATAGGGCTGTCGAAGGCCCTGGTGGAGAACCACGGCGGTGAGGTCCCCGGCCGTCTCGAAGACCTCGTCAAGCTGCCCGGCGTCGGTCGCAAGACCGCCTTCGTCGTGCTCGGCAACGCCTTCGGTCGGCCCGGCATCACCGTGGACACCCACTTCCAGCGGCTCGTACGACGCTGGAAGTGGACCGAGGCGACCGACCCCGACAAGATCGAGACGGCCGTCGGCGCGCTTTTCCCGAAGAGCGAGTGGACGATGCTGTCGCACCACGTGATCTTCCACGGCCGCCGTATCTGCCACGCCCGGAAACCGGCCTGCGGCGCCTGCCCCATCGCCCCGCTCTGCCCGGCGTTCGGCGAGGGCGAGACCGATCCGGAGAAGGCCGCGAAGCTCCTGAAGTACGAGAAGGGCGGCTTCCCCGGCCAGCGCCTCAACCCCCCGCAGTCCTACCTCGACGCGGGCGGCATTCCGGCCCGGCCCCTGGGGGCCGCCGGATGACGGACCGCGCGAACCGACCCGGCACGTACGCCACCGCGCGCGCCCGCTCCCGCGCGCACCCGCTCCACCCCGGTTCCCGCCACCCGCACGAGGGACGCGCGGCCCGAGCGGAACGATCAGCGGTCCCCCGGGCGTTGGGACCGAGAGAACGACGGGGGTGGCTATGACAGGCGCGAGCCGGACGGACGGCGACACGGACACCGACAGCGGGCACCGCGCACGAGGCGGGCAGGTGGTCCTGGACAAGGCGGGCCTGCCCACCTGGCTGGACCCGGTGGTGCGCGCCGCCGAGACGATCGAGCCGCTGCAACTGAGCCGCTTCCTGCCGCCGGAGAACGGCTCGGGACGGCAGTCGGCGGTCCTGATCCTGTTCGGCGACGGCACGGACGGGCCCGAGCTGCTGCTCATGGAGCGCGCCGGCTCGCTCCGATCGCACGCGGGGCAGCCGTCGTTCCCCGGCGGCGCCCTCGACCCCGAGGACGGCGACCCGGGGACCGACGGCCCGCTGCGCGCCGCCCTGCGCGAGGCCGAGGAGGAGACCGGCCTCGACCCCGCCGGAGTCCAGCTCTTCAGCGTGCTGCCCAAGCTGTACATCCCGGTCAGCGGCTTCGTCGTGACCCCCGTCCTCGGCTGGTGGCGGCGGCCGACGCCGGTCCGGGTGGTGGATCCGAACGAGACGGCCCGCGTCTTCACCGTCCCCGTGGCGGATCTCACGGATCCGGCCAACAGAGCCACCGCCATTCACCCCCGGGGCTACGCAGGACCGGCATTTCTGGTCGAATCGGCCCTGGTGTGGGGCTTCACGGCCGGAGTGATCGACCGTCTGCTGCACTACGCGGGCTGGGAGCGCCCCTGGGACCGTGAGAAGCAGGTCCCGCTCGACTGGCGCTCATGACAGGGTGTCTGCCGTGCTGCGTCTTTTGGGGCTTGTTGTGTCTCCCGCCGCCGCGCGGCGGACCGGACCCCCGGGCCGGCCTGTAGTGATCGCGAAGTGACGAGGCGAGGCTTGAAGCGGTGAACGTGCTGGACATCCTGTTGCTGGTAGCCGCCGTCTGGTTCGCGATCGTGGGCTACCGACAGGGCTTCGTCGTCGGCATCCTCTCGGTGATCGGCTTCCTCGGCGGCGGACTCGTCGCGGTCTACGTCCTGCCCGTCATCTGGGACTGGATGACCGACAACTCCGAGGTCAGCACGGCCGCCGCCGTCGTCGCGGTGGTCATCGTGATCGTCTGCGCATCGGTCGGCCAGGCCCTGACCACCCACCTCGGCAACAAACTGCGCCGGTACATCACCTGGTCCCCGGCCCGTGCCCTGGACGCCACCGGCGGCGCCCTCGTCAATGTCGTCGCGATGCTCCTGGTCGCCTGGCTGATCGGTTCCGCACTCGCCGGAACGACTCTGCCGACGCTCGGCAAGGAGGTCCGCAACTCCCGGGTGCTCCAGGGCGTGGCGACGGCCCTGCCCAACCAGGCGGACACCTGGTTCGCGGACTTCTCCTCGGTCCTCACCCAGAACGGCTTCCCCCAGGTCTTCAGCCCGTTCTCGAACGAGCCGATCACCGAGGTCCAGCCCCCCGACCCGGCGCTGGCGAGCAGCCCGGTCGCCCAGCGCGCCAAGCGATCCATCGTCAAGGTCATGGGCACCGCCCAGAGTTGCGGCAAGGTCCTCGAAGGCACCGGCTTCGTCTTCGGCGAGCGCCGGGTCATGACCAACGCGCACGTGGTCGGCGGAGTCGACGAACCCACCGTCCAGATCGGCGGCGAGGGCCGCAAGTACGACGCCAAGGTCGTCCTCTACGACTGGGAGCGCGACATCGCCGTCCTGGACGTGCCGGGCCTGAAGGCACCCGTGCTGGAGTTCACCACCAAGGACGCCGCCGGCAGCGACGACGCGATCGTCGCGGGCTTCCCGGAGAACGGCGCGTACGACGTCCGCCCCGCGCGCGTGCGCGGGCGCATCACGGCCAACGGCGCCGACATCTACAAGCGCGGCACCGTCCACCGCGACGTCTACTCGCTCTACGCGACCGTCCGCCAGGGCAACTCCGGCGGCCCGCTGCTCACACCCGAGGGCAAGGTCTACGGCGTGGTCTTCGCGAAGTCCCTCGACGACCCGGACACGGGGTACGCCCTCACCGCGGACGAGGTCGAGGAGGACATCGTCAAGGGCCGTACGGCCAACCAGCAGGTGGACAGCGACAGCTGCGCGCTCTGAGGCCGGGCGGGGCCGGTGCGGTGAGGTTCTGGGGAGGCTGCCCCGGGCAGGTCAGGGGCGGGGATGGCGCAGCCGGGCCGAGACCCAGCGGGCCCGGCGGCGCAGGATGCGCGGAATGCCCAGCCGGGGATCCGTGCCCTGCAGCTGCGGGGCGCCCCGCTGATGGGAGCTCGGGCCCGCGGCCGAGCGGCGGTTGCGTGCTGCGTCACTGTAGTCGTGCGTCCAGCCCATACCCCGACGTGTGCCCCCGCCCCAAGGTCGATAACCGCCCCCACGCCCCCCAATTGGCCTATGCGCCGGGCAAGTGGCTGTTCGAGGAACAGGCGTTCACGTCCGGATAGCGGGCGACCCGGCCGGACTCACCGGTCGGCCTCGACGACCGGGCTCACCGGTCGGGCTCGGGGTCCTTCAGCCAGTTGATGAGTTCGGCCGAGAACGCCACCGGGTCCTCCTCGTGCGGGAAGTGTCCCAGACCGTCGAACAGCCGCCAACGGTACGGCGCTTCGACGTACTCCCCGGACCCGGCCGCGCTCCGGGTGCGCATCACCGGGTCGAGCGAACCGTGCAGATGGAGGGTGGGCACCCGCACCGGCCGCTTCATCCGGCGGTTGAACTGGATGCCGTCCGGGCGGGCCATCGACCGGACCATCCACCGGTACGGCTCGATCGAGCAGTGCGCCGTCGACGGGATGCACATGGCCCGCTGGTACGCCTCCACTGCCTCGTCGTCGGGCAGCTTCGGCCCCGACCAGTCCCGGACGAGCCGGCCGACCAGGGCGCCGTCGTCGGCGGTGAGTTGCCGCTCGGGGATCCAGGGCCGCTGGAATCCCCAGATGTAGGAGCCCGCCGAGGTCTGCTTGACGTCGGAGAGCATCGCCGAGCGCCAGCGCCTCGGGTGCGGCATCGAGGAGACCACGAGCCGCCGTACGAGCTTGGGGCGCATCACGGCCGCCGTCCACGCCAGATAGCCGCCCAGGTCATGGCCGACCAGCGCGGCGTCGGGCTCGCCGAGGGAGCGTACGACCCCGGTGATGTCGAGGGCGAGGTTCGCCGGGTCGTAGCCCCGGGGGGTGCGGTCGCTGCCGCCGACCCCGCGCAGGTCCATGGCCACGGCCCGGAAGCCCGCGTCGGCGAGGGCGACCAACTGGTGCCGCCAGGTCCACCAGAACTGCGGGAAGCCGTGCAGCAGCAGCACCAGCGGTCCGTCGCCGACCTCGGCGATGTGGAAGCGCGCGCCGTTGGCGGCCACGTCCCGGTGGATCAGCTCCTTGGCGCCGGGCACGTCGAGCCGTACGGGAGACGCGGGCTGATTCGAGGGGGCGGCCGGGGCGGTCACGGGGTCGGTCATGACGTCGAGCGTGCCACAGCCTCGACGGCGTCGTCGGCCGGGGCGGGCCGACGGGGGTGCGGCTTGGCGTTCTGCAGCACGCCCGCCGTCTCCTTCATGGACGCGGCGACCTTCTGCGGGCCCTGCCCCTTCTTGGCCTTCTTCGAGAAGACCACGCCGATGAGCGTCAGCACGAGGGCGACCAGGACGTTCGCCGCGAACGACAGCAGGAAGCAGATCGCCAGGTTCCAGTCGCTCCAGGTGCGGATGCCGTACGCCAGGGCGAAGCTCAGCATCGGCAGGGAGAAGATCAGCACCGCGACGGCCGCGGTGAACGCCCCGCCGCCGATCACGCCTCGCTTGACGTCCTGCCGCAGCTGGGCCTTGGCCAGCGCGATCTCGTCGTGCACCAGCGCGGACATCTCGGCCGTCGCCGAGGCGAACAACTGGCCGACACTGCGTTCGGCTCCGACCGGGCTGCCGTCGGGTGCGCTCATCGGGGTCTCCCTCATATGCGTTTGTACGGTCCTGTCTACGGTCCTGTCAGATCATGCCGGACTGTCGTCGCCGTCGCCTGCCCCGCCCGCCACTTCGGCAAGCCTGCGATGCTCGGCGGCCTTGCGTTCGTAGATCTCGGCCATGCGCAGGTGATAAGCCGGGTCGTCCTGTTCGTAGATGTCGGGGATGCCGTCGAGGTCGTCGTCGCGCTCCTCGGCGGCCCACAGGGCCTGGTACTTGGCGTTGCGCAGCTTCAACAGGACGGTAGCCAGGACCGCCGCGACGAGCGAACCGGTGAGGACGGCCGCCTTGACGCCGTCGGTGAGCACCGGGTCGCCCTCGAAGGCCAGTTCACCGATGAGCAGCGACACGGTGAAGCCGATACCGGCGAGCGAGGCGACCGCGAAGACGTCCGGCCAGACCAGGTCCTCGGAGAGCGTGGCCCGGGTGAAGCGGGCGGTCAGCCAGGTCCCGCCGAAGATTCCGATCGCCTTGCCCACGACCAGCCCGAGCACCACCCCGAGCGTCTCCGGCTCGGTGAACACCCTCCCCAGCGCACTGCCCGACACCGCGACCCCCGCGCTGAACAGGGCGAACAGCGGCACGGCGAGACCGGCCGACAGGGGGCGCACGAGGTGCTCGATGTGCTCACCGGGGGAGCGCTCCTCGCCTTCGCGCCGGGTGCAGCGCAGCATGAGCCCCATCGCGACACCGGCGACGGTGGCGTGCACCCCGCTGTTGTACATCAGCGCCCAGACGACGAGCGCGAGCGGAAGGTACACGTACCACCCGCGCACGCCCTTCCTGAGCAGGAGCCAGAAGACGGCGAGCGCGGCGAACGCGCCGCCGAGCGCGGCGAAGTCGAGATCGTCGGTGAAGAACACCGCGATGATCAGGATCGCGCACAGGTCGTCGACGACGGCGAGGGTGAGCAGAAAGGCCCGCAGCGCGTTCGGCAGGGAGGTGCCGATGACGGCGAGCACGGCCAGCGCGAAGGCGATGTCGGTCGCCGTGGGCACTGCCCAGCCGGTCAGATCGCCGCCACCGGTGAGGTTGGTGAGCGTGTAGACGAGCGCCGGTACGGCCATGCCGCACAGCGCGGCGACCACGGGCAGCGCGGCCGTCCTGCGGTCCTTGAGGTCACCGGCGACCAGTTCGCGCTTGAGTTCGATGCCGGCGACGAAGAAGAAGACCGCGAGGAGCCCGTCGGCAGCCCAGTGCGCCACGGACAGGTTCAGGCCGAGCGTTTCCGGGCCGAAGTGGAAGTCGCTGACGCTCTCGTAGCTGTCGTGCAGCGCGGGGACGTTGACCCAGACCAGTGCGGTGATCGCGGCCAGGAGCAGCAGTACACCGCCGAGGGTCTCCGTGCGCAGCGCGTCCGCCACGAAGGTCCGCTCGGGCAGCGAGAGCCGGTTGAGGACCTTGCGGGTGGGGGTGGAGCGGGACGCGGTCACGGTGGGGACCTCCGGTCGGTGGACAGCATGGATCGCTTGCCGACCAGACTTCCCGGCGCACCTTTTGTCACTTTAGCCAAGGGGCACCCGGTGTGCTCGACGCCGGGTGCCCCTTGGGGGTCGTTCGTGGTGGGTCAGTCCTCGCTGGGCGCCGCCGGCAGCTTTGCCTGGATCAGGTCCATCACCGTGGAGTCGGTGAGCGTCGTGACGTCACCGAGCTGCCGGTTCTCCGCCACGTCCCGCAGCAGTCGCCGCATGATCTTCCCGGAGCGGGTCTTCGGCAGCTCCTGCACCGGCAGGATCCGCTTCGGCTTGGCGATCGGGCCGAGGGTGGCGCCGACGTGGTTGCGGAGGTCGGCGACGAGGCCCTCGTCCTCGGCGTTCGCCGTGCCGCGCAGGATCACGAACGCCACGATCGCCTGGCCGGTGGTCTCGTCCGCAGCGCCGACCACGGCCGCCTCGGCCACGGACGGGTGCGAGACGAGCGCGGACTCCACCTCGGTGGTCGAGATGTTGTGGCCCGACACGAGCATCACGTCGTCGACCCGCCCGAGGAGCCAGATGTCCCCGTCCTCGTCCTTCTTCGCCCCGTCACCGGCGAAGTACTTGCCCTCGAACCGCGACCAGTAGGTGTCGAGGAACCGCTGGTCGTCGCCCCAGATGGTGCGCAGCATCGACGGCCACGGCTCGGTGAGGACGAGATAGCCACCGCCGCCGTGGGGCACCTCGTTGGCCTCGTCGTCGACGACCGTGGCGGAGATGCCCGGCAGCGGTGTCTGCGCCGAACCCGGCTTGGTGGAGGTCACCCCCGGCAGCGGCGAGATCATCATCGCGCCGGTCTCGGTCTGCCACCAGGTGTCCACGATCGGGGTCGCGTCGCCGCCGATGTGCTTGCGGTACCAGATCCACGCCTCGGGGTTGATCGGCTCACCGACGGACCCGAGGACACGCAGGGAGGACAGGTCGAACTTCGCGGGGATGTCGTCGCCCCACTTCATGAACGTACGGATGGCCGTGGGCGCCGTGTAGAGGATCGTCACCCCGTACTTCTGCACGATCTCCCAGAACCGCCCCTGGTGCGGGGTGTCGGGCGTGCCCTCGTACATGACCTGTGTCGCGCCGTTCGCCAGCGGCCCGTAGACGATGTACGAGTGGCCGGTGACCCAGCCGACGTCGGCCGTGCACCAGTACACGTCCGTCTCCGGCTTCAGGTCGAAGACGGAGTGGTGGGTGTACGACGTCTGTGTGAGGTAGCCGCCGGAGGTGTGCAGGATGCCCTTGGGCTTCCCCGTGGTGCCGGACGTGTACAGGATGAACAGCGGGTGCTCGGCCCCGAACGGCTGCGGGGTGTGTTCGCTGCTCTGCCGGTCGACGATCTCGTGCCACCACACGTCACGGGAGTCGTCCCACGCGACGTCCTGGCCGGTGCGGCGGACGACGAGGACATGCTCGACATTGCCCGCCTTGGCGACCGCCTCGTCCACGGCCGGCTTGAGCGCGGACGGCTTGCCGCGCCGGTAGCCGCCGTCGGAGGTGATGACCACCTTGGCGTCGGCGTCCTGGATACGGGTCGCGAGCGCGTCCGCGGAGAAGCCGCCGAACACGACGGAGTGCGCGGCGCCGATCCGGGCGCAGGCGAGCATCGCCACGGCCGTCTCCGGGATCATCGGCATATAGACCGCGACCCGGTCGCCCGCCTGGACACCCAGCTCCAGCAGGGCGTTGGCGGCCTTGCTCACCTCGTCCTTGAGTTCGGCGTAGGTGACGGTCCGATCGTCCCCGGGCTCGCCCTCGAAGTGGATGGCGACCCGGTCGCCGTTCCCGGCCTCGACATGCCGGTCCACGCAGTTGTACGCGACGTTCAGCTCGCCGTCGGCGAACCACTTGGCGAACGGCGGGTTCGACCAGTCCAGCGTCTCGGTCGGCTCCTTGGCCCAGGTCAGCCGCCGGGCCTGAGCCGCCCAGAAGCCGAGCCTGTCAGCCCTGGCCCGCTCGTACGCCTCGGCCGTGACGTTGGCGTTCTCGGCCAGGTCAGCGGGCGGCGCGAAGCGTCGCTCCTCCTTCAAGAGGTTGGCCAGGCTTTCGTTGCTCACGACATCTCCCTTGCGGTGCTTTGCCGGGGCGACTGTTGTGTCCCAGGCCACAGCTCATCAGACCGCGACCCCCGATGACAAGGGGCTTCGTCTAGATTGGTTTAGACCTGTGGACGGGTGGCCTGTGGCCAGGACGCCACCCGTTCCCACGGACCGGGAGGGAAATCGGTTCACGCGCGCGTGCCGTGCAGGACCGTCCCGGTCGGATCGGCCGGACCCGTCGTCACGCTCGTCCCGGCTGCCCTGGTCGCCCCGGAGACCCGGTCGAAGACTCCGCTTTCGGGTGTCCCTTCTGTGAGCAGATACGCCTGGGCCTCGCCCACATGGAAGTACATCCCGTGCAGTTCGAGCGCTCCCGCGCGCAGGGCCCGGGTGACGGACTCGTGGGCTCTCAGATGCTCCAGCTGCTGGATGACGTTGGTCAGGCAGAGCTGTTCGACGGCGTCGGCCGGTTCGCGGCCGGCGAGGCGTGCCCAGGGGCGGTTCTTGTCGGTCGCCCGGTCCAGACTCGGACGGCCGTGCCGCAGCCAGCGCTTGAGAGGGGTCTGCGCGCCGTGCGGATCGGCCTTGAGCAGGGCCTGCATCGCACCGCAGCCGGAGTGCCCGCAGACCGTGATGGACCGTACGTTCAGCACCTCCACCGCGTACTCGATCGCCGCCGCCACCGAGTCGTCGCCGCTCTCCTCACCGGGCCGCGGGACGAGGTTGCCGACATTGCGGACGACGAAGAGGTCGCCGGGGCCGCTCGATGTGATCATCGAGGTGACGAGCCGGGAGTCGGCGCAGGTCAGGAAGAGCTGCGAGGGCTGCTGTCCCTCGCGCGCGAGGCGGGCCAGCTCACCGCGCACCAGCGGGGCGGTGTTGCGCTGGAAGGCGCTGAGGCCGCGCGCCAGCTGATGGCCGTTCGGCCCCTCGGCGGCCTCCTCCTCGGGTGTGCCGGCGGTCGGGGTGGCCGGGGCCTCGCACTGGTGGTTGCGCCAGGGCGTCCAGGGCCGGCAGCGGCAGCCGGCCGCCGAGGCACCCGCGGGTTCGGCGATACGGGTGCCGGTGCGGCCGGTGATCTCCACGGAGCCGCCGCGCGCGTGGTGCGCGTGCTGCCAGTCCTGCAGCGACTCGTACGCCGCGTGGTCCATGAACGACCCGTCCAACTCCACGACGACGGTGGCCCCCTGGGGCACCTGGTGCAGGGCGCGGCTGAGGCGGGGCACGGCGAGGAACGTCAACTGGCCGCGTACATGGACGTGATGGACCCCTTCCCGCTCGTCGTGGGTGATACGGGTGCGGGTGAGGCGGTGCAGGGCGACGCCGACGGCCACGGCGATGCCGAGCGCGACACCCTCCAGGACGCCGAAGACGACGACACCGAGGGTGGTGACGGCGTAGACCAGCACCTCGCGGTGGCGGGTGACCGTACGGATGTGGTGCAGGGAGACCATCTGCACCCCGACGGCCATCACCAGGGCGGCGAGCGAGGCGAGGGGGATCAGCTCCAGGCAGGGGACGAGGAGCAGCGCTGCCGCCACCACCCAGACGCCGTGCAGCATCGTGGAGTGCCGGCTGGTGGCGCCGGCGCGGACATTGGCCGTGCTGCGGACGGCGACACCGGCGATGGGTAGGCCGCCGAGGACGCCGGAGACGACGTTGGCCGCGCCCTGGCCGCGCAGCTCGCGGTCGAGGTCCGAGCGCCGTACGTCGGTCCGCCCCGCCGCCAGCTTGTCCATGGCGACGGCGCCGAGGAGCGACTGCACGCTGCACACCAGGGTGGTGGTGAGGACGGCGGCGGCGAGGCCGAGCACCGGTCCGTCGGGTACCCCGGCCAGGGCGTGGCTCCGCCAGGACGGCAGGTCGACCTTGGGCAGGCTCAGGGCGGCGAGCGCGGCCGTCGCCGTGGCGCCCGCCACGGCGACCAGGGCGGCCGGGATCGTGCGCAACTGGCGGCCGAGGCGGCCGGGGAGCCGGGGCCAGGCGAGCAGCAGGACGAGGGTGAGGGCGCTCACGGAGACCGCGGCGGGGTGCAGATGGGCCAACTGGGCGGGCAGGGCGCCGATGTTGGCGCTGACCGAACTCTGCGGGGTGCCGCCGAGGACGATGTGGAGCTGGGCGACGGCGATGGTGACGCCGATGCCGGCGAGCATGCCGTGCACGATCGCGGGGCTGACGGCGAGCGCCGAGCGGGCCACGCGCAGGTGGGCCAGGCCCAGTTGGGAGAGGCCGGCGAAAACGGTGATGGCGCAGGTGGTGCGCCAGCCGTACTGGTGGATGAGGTCGGCGGTGACGACGGTGAGACCGGCCGCGGGGCCGCTGACCTGGAGGGGGGAGCCGCCCAGGCGTCCGGCGACGAGACCGCCGACGGCGGCGGCGACCAGGCCGGCCTGGAGCGGGGCGTCGGTGGCGAGGGCGATGCCCAGGGACAGGGGAAGGGCGATCAGGAAGACCGCGATGGAGGCGGACAGGTCGGCGGCCGAGACACGGAACCGGCGACGTGGTCCTTGTGGGGGGCTGTGCGGTTGGTGATCACGCTCCGTCCGGCTCGGGTCCGGGTCGGTGGCGTGGGTGGGGACACAGGCGGACATGTTCTCCCGTCTCCGTTCAGCGGCGGGATTTTCTCAACACTCAGTAAACGAATCGTAATGCAGAGTAAAGGCTGCGCAAGAACATTAGCCTCAAATGGGTTATTAGATCACCCTCAGGGGTGAATCAGGTATTTCATCGGCTTGTCGTATTAATGCTGATCGGAACTCTGTGTGACCTTGGCCGCTCTGCCTCCGAGCGAAGGAAGAAGGTGGGCGGATGATGGCCGTCACCCAGAGGATCGCCGTCGGTGTCACGCTCGCCGCGACATGTGCCGCGGCGCTCGCCGGATGCGGGATCGGTGAACCGACGGGCACCGTCGGCCCACCCGGCGCGAAGAAAGCGGAGAAGGAGGGCGTCCCCGCGCCGCCGAAGGCCGCGGTCCGGCTGATCGGCGACGGCTCCACCGCGTACACGGGCGCGCAGCCGCACCTGCCCAGGGCCGAGCGGCTGAAGCCCGGTCAGAAGCCCCCGCAGTTCGTGGTGTTCTCCTGGGACGGCGCGGGCGAGGACGGCCAGCGGCTCTTCTCGCACTTCCGCAAGGTGGCCCGGGACAACGACGCCACCATGACGTACTTCCTCAGCGGTGTGTACATGCTGCCGGAGGAGAAGCGGGACCTCTACCGCCCGCCCCAGCACTCACCGGGCCGTTCGGACATCGGCTTCAACGACGTCCGTGGAATCAAGGACACCGTGGACCAGCTGCGCGGCGCCTGGCTGGAGGGCAACGAGATCGGCACGCACTTCAACGGCCACTTCTGCGGCCCCGGCGGCGGGGTCGGCGAGTGGTCGGTCAAGGAGTGGAAGAGCGAGATCGCCCAGGCCAAGTCGTTCGTCAAGGCATGGAAGACCAACACCGGTTCGGGGCGGGCCGAGCCGCTGCCCTTCGACTACGACAAGGAGCTGATCGGCGCCCGCACCCCCTGCCTGGAAGGGCAGACGAACTTCAAGCAGGCCGCCCGTGAACTGGGTTTCCGCTATGACACCAGCGGAGTCAAGGACCAGGTCTGGCCCGAGAAGGACGACGGACTGTGGGACCTGTCGATGCAGCTGGTCCCCGTCCCGGGGCGGGACTTCGAGACGCTGACCATGGACTACAACTTCTACGTCAACCAGTCCGGCGCCCGTGCGGGGGCCGAGGGCAGACGGGAGCACTGGGGCGACCAGTTCCGTGACGGTCTGCTCGCGGGCTTCGAGCGCGCCTACGAGGGCAACCGCGCGCCCCTGATCATCGGCAACCACTTCGAGTCCTGGAACGGCGGCGTCTACATGCGCGCCGTCGAGGAGACCATCGAGGCCGTCTGCGGCAAGGCCGAGGTGCGCTGCGTCTCCTTCCGGCAACTCGCCGACTGGCTCGACGCCCAGGACCCGAAGGTCCTGGACAGGCTGCGCACGCTTGGGGTCGGCCAGTCCCCGAAGAAGGGGTGGAAGAACTTCCTGTCCGCCGGACCGGCGCCGGCCCCGAAGGGGGTTCCCGGGGCTCCGGCGGCCAAGCGTTAGCCGCCCTCACAGCGCGACCGCCCTCATGGAGCGACCGCGCTCACACGGCGGCGGCGACCTCTTCGCCGAGCACGAACTCGGGGTCGATCTGGGCGGCCAGATCGACCCCGGTCCTCTCGTTGCCCCAACTGGCCGCGTTCTTCAGGTGGAAGTGCTCCGTCTGACGGGTGTAGCGCTCCCAGTCACGCAGCTCGTACATCGCGTCGGCGGCGTCGTGAAGGGTGCGCAGGGACCGGTGGTTGCTCTCCTCCAGATGCTCGAAGCGGGGCGGGCGGCCCTTCTCCAGGGCGCGCACCCAGTCCGACTGGCCGAAGGCGACCAGCAGATCGTCCCCGACCTCGGAGTGGAGGAAGTCGAGATCCTCCGGGCCGTGCACCTTGTTGCCGACGACCTTCAGGGCGACGCCGTAGTCGGCGGCGTACTCCTTGTACTGGCGGTAGACGGAGACCCCCCTCCGGGTCGGCTCGGCGACGAGGAACGTCATGTCGAAGCGGGTGAACATGCCGGAGGCGAAGGAGTCCGAACCGGCCGTCATGTCGACCACCACGTACTCGTCGCGGCCGTCCACCAGGTGGTTCAGGAACAGCTCCACCGCTCCCGTCTTGGAGTGGTAGCAGGCGACCCCCAGGTCGGCGTCGGTGAAGGGGCCGGTGACCATCAAACGGACGGCCCCGCCGTCGAGTTCCACCGGGCGGGCGCAGGCGTCGTAGATCGCGTTGGGCTCGCGGACCCGCACCAGGCGTGAACCCTCACCGGGCGGGGTGGTCTTGATCATCGTCTCTGCGGAGGCGATCCGCGGGTTGGAACCGCGCAGATGGTTCTTGATCAGCGCCAGCCGGTCGCCCATCGCGGGCAGTTCGGCGGCCTCCGTCTCGTCGAGGCCGAGAGCGGCCCCCAGATGCTGGTTGATGTCGGCGTCGATGGCGACTACCGGCGCTCCGGAGACGGCGAGATGGCGGATGAACAGGGAGGACAGCGTGGTCTTGCCACTCCCGCCCTTCCCGACGAAAGCAATTTTCATGTTCAGTAACGGTAGTGGGGCGAGTGCCGGAGGCGGCCTCGCGGCGACGGAAGACCACTCCTTCGAGGGGGACGGGACCGGTGCGCGTAGGGTCGTACTCATGAGTACGACAGGTGCGGCCGCCGATCCGCTCGCGGCCCTGGGAGAGCTTCCGGGCGTGGCCGAGTCCGTGGAGTCCGTGCGCAAGTCCGTGGACCGGGTCTACGGCCACCGCGTCATGCGGCGCCGCAGCAACGCGGTCACCTCCGAGGCGGCCCTGCGCGGCGCGCGCGGCTCGGCGGCGCTCGCCGGT of Streptomyces phaeolivaceus contains these proteins:
- a CDS encoding polysaccharide deacetylase family protein, coding for MAVTQRIAVGVTLAATCAAALAGCGIGEPTGTVGPPGAKKAEKEGVPAPPKAAVRLIGDGSTAYTGAQPHLPRAERLKPGQKPPQFVVFSWDGAGEDGQRLFSHFRKVARDNDATMTYFLSGVYMLPEEKRDLYRPPQHSPGRSDIGFNDVRGIKDTVDQLRGAWLEGNEIGTHFNGHFCGPGGGVGEWSVKEWKSEIAQAKSFVKAWKTNTGSGRAEPLPFDYDKELIGARTPCLEGQTNFKQAARELGFRYDTSGVKDQVWPEKDDGLWDLSMQLVPVPGRDFETLTMDYNFYVNQSGARAGAEGRREHWGDQFRDGLLAGFERAYEGNRAPLIIGNHFESWNGGVYMRAVEETIEAVCGKAEVRCVSFRQLADWLDAQDPKVLDRLRTLGVGQSPKKGWKNFLSAGPAPAPKGVPGAPAAKR
- a CDS encoding ATP-binding protein; protein product: MKIAFVGKGGSGKTTLSSLFIRHLAVSGAPVVAIDADINQHLGAALGLDETEAAELPAMGDRLALIKNHLRGSNPRIASAETMIKTTPPGEGSRLVRVREPNAIYDACARPVELDGGAVRLMVTGPFTDADLGVACYHSKTGAVELFLNHLVDGRDEYVVVDMTAGSDSFASGMFTRFDMTFLVAEPTRRGVSVYRQYKEYAADYGVALKVVGNKVHGPEDLDFLHSEVGDDLLVAFGQSDWVRALEKGRPPRFEHLEESNHRSLRTLHDAADAMYELRDWERYTRQTEHFHLKNAASWGNERTGVDLAAQIDPEFVLGEEVAAAV
- the acs gene encoding acetate--CoA ligase codes for the protein MSNESLANLLKEERRFAPPADLAENANVTAEAYERARADRLGFWAAQARRLTWAKEPTETLDWSNPPFAKWFADGELNVAYNCVDRHVEAGNGDRVAIHFEGEPGDDRTVTYAELKDEVSKAANALLELGVQAGDRVAVYMPMIPETAVAMLACARIGAAHSVVFGGFSADALATRIQDADAKVVITSDGGYRRGKPSALKPAVDEAVAKAGNVEHVLVVRRTGQDVAWDDSRDVWWHEIVDRQSSEHTPQPFGAEHPLFILYTSGTTGKPKGILHTSGGYLTQTSYTHHSVFDLKPETDVYWCTADVGWVTGHSYIVYGPLANGATQVMYEGTPDTPHQGRFWEIVQKYGVTILYTAPTAIRTFMKWGDDIPAKFDLSSLRVLGSVGEPINPEAWIWYRKHIGGDATPIVDTWWQTETGAMMISPLPGVTSTKPGSAQTPLPGISATVVDDEANEVPHGGGGYLVLTEPWPSMLRTIWGDDQRFLDTYWSRFEGKYFAGDGAKKDEDGDIWLLGRVDDVMLVSGHNISTTEVESALVSHPSVAEAAVVGAADETTGQAIVAFVILRGTANAEDEGLVADLRNHVGATLGPIAKPKRILPVQELPKTRSGKIMRRLLRDVAENRQLGDVTTLTDSTVMDLIQAKLPAAPSED
- a CDS encoding SulP family inorganic anion transporter, with translation MSACVPTHATDPDPSRTERDHQPHSPPQGPRRRFRVSAADLSASIAVFLIALPLSLGIALATDAPLQAGLVAAAVGGLVAGRLGGSPLQVSGPAAGLTVVTADLIHQYGWRTTCAITVFAGLSQLGLAHLRVARSALAVSPAIVHGMLAGIGVTIAVAQLHIVLGGTPQSSVSANIGALPAQLAHLHPAAVSVSALTLVLLLAWPRLPGRLGRQLRTIPAALVAVAGATATAALAALSLPKVDLPSWRSHALAGVPDGPVLGLAAAVLTTTLVCSVQSLLGAVAMDKLAAGRTDVRRSDLDRELRGQGAANVVSGVLGGLPIAGVAVRSTANVRAGATSRHSTMLHGVWVVAAALLLVPCLELIPLASLAALVMAVGVQMVSLHHIRTVTRHREVLVYAVTTLGVVVFGVLEGVALGIAVAVGVALHRLTRTRITHDEREGVHHVHVRGQLTFLAVPRLSRALHQVPQGATVVVELDGSFMDHAAYESLQDWQHAHHARGGSVEITGRTGTRIAEPAGASAAGCRCRPWTPWRNHQCEAPATPTAGTPEEEAAEGPNGHQLARGLSAFQRNTAPLVRGELARLAREGQQPSQLFLTCADSRLVTSMITSSGPGDLFVVRNVGNLVPRPGEESGDDSVAAAIEYAVEVLNVRSITVCGHSGCGAMQALLKADPHGAQTPLKRWLRHGRPSLDRATDKNRPWARLAGREPADAVEQLCLTNVIQQLEHLRAHESVTRALRAGALELHGMYFHVGEAQAYLLTEGTPESGVFDRVSGATRAAGTSVTTGPADPTGTVLHGTRA